The following are from one region of the Bremerella sp. JC817 genome:
- the nqrE gene encoding NADH:ubiquinone reductase (Na(+)-transporting) subunit E, whose protein sequence is MELLNIALKAVFSENLALAFFLGMCTFLAVSKNVKTALGLGVAVVAVMAITIPANQLLYANFLKKGAMVWISPSLAETDLEFLGLISYIGVIAAIVQILEMTLDRYFPPLYNALGIFLPLITVNCAILGGSLFMVERNYTFVESVVYGLFAGIGWALAIASLAGIREKLKYSDVPDGLKGLGITFITAGLMAMAFMAFGGML, encoded by the coding sequence ATGGAATTGTTGAACATTGCTCTGAAAGCTGTTTTCAGCGAAAACCTGGCCCTCGCGTTCTTCCTCGGAATGTGCACGTTCCTGGCGGTGTCCAAGAACGTGAAGACTGCCCTGGGCCTGGGTGTCGCAGTGGTGGCGGTGATGGCGATTACCATCCCAGCCAACCAATTGCTGTACGCCAACTTCCTGAAAAAGGGTGCCATGGTTTGGATCAGTCCAAGCCTGGCCGAAACCGACCTCGAGTTCCTCGGTCTGATCAGCTACATCGGCGTGATCGCGGCCATCGTGCAGATCCTGGAAATGACGCTCGATCGTTACTTCCCACCGCTGTACAACGCTCTGGGTATCTTCCTTCCGCTGATCACCGTGAACTGTGCCATCTTGGGTGGTTCGCTGTTCATGGTCGAACGTAACTACACGTTCGTCGAAAGCGTGGTTTATGGTCTGTTCGCAGGTATCGGTTGGGCGTTGGCAATCGCCTCGCTGGCGGGTATTCGCGAAAAACTGAAATACAGCGACGTGCCAGATGGTCTAAAGGGCCTCGGGATTACGTTCATCACTGCCGGTCTGATGGCGATGGCCTTCATGGCGTTCGGCGGCATGTTGTAA
- a CDS encoding FAD:protein FMN transferase — MQKITTASLLWLAVFLGCQQQLPDSSISTIQGQTMGTTYSVRAVTGPDGPQKLEAAQAKVDACLVEVNRQMSTYDPESELSKFNQAPANEWFPVSPQLLLVVKDARLISDATDGAFDVTVGPYVNLWRFGPDKKRKEFPTDAEVEERHRYVGYQKVEFREDPPALKKSENDLYVDLSAIAKGYGVDAVFQVLKEEGFSDFMVEIGGEVRATGMKPNGEPWRIGIETPSDQQRDYNLVIGLTDQALATSGDYRNFFMHEGKRFSHTINPQTGYPVEHDLASVSVLHGECAMADGYATALLVLGPDAGYNFAQKHKLAAFFQIRKEDGSVEPRSTDGWPQNALD; from the coding sequence ATGCAAAAGATCACTACGGCCAGCCTCCTTTGGCTGGCCGTTTTCCTTGGTTGCCAGCAACAGCTGCCCGATTCTTCGATCAGCACGATCCAAGGGCAGACGATGGGTACCACCTACAGCGTGCGTGCCGTCACTGGACCCGATGGTCCTCAGAAGCTGGAAGCGGCTCAGGCCAAAGTTGATGCCTGCCTGGTGGAAGTCAATCGCCAGATGTCGACCTACGACCCCGAGTCCGAGCTCTCGAAATTCAATCAGGCTCCGGCCAACGAGTGGTTCCCGGTCTCGCCGCAACTGCTGCTGGTGGTCAAAGACGCTCGCCTCATCAGCGATGCAACCGACGGGGCATTCGACGTGACGGTCGGTCCTTACGTGAATCTGTGGCGATTCGGTCCCGACAAGAAGCGAAAAGAGTTTCCGACCGACGCCGAAGTTGAAGAGCGGCATCGCTATGTCGGTTATCAGAAGGTCGAGTTCCGCGAAGATCCACCGGCACTCAAGAAGTCGGAAAACGATTTGTATGTCGACTTATCGGCGATCGCCAAAGGATACGGCGTCGACGCTGTGTTTCAGGTACTGAAGGAAGAAGGCTTCAGCGACTTCATGGTCGAGATCGGCGGCGAAGTCCGCGCGACTGGGATGAAGCCGAATGGCGAGCCGTGGCGAATCGGCATCGAGACACCTTCCGATCAGCAGCGTGACTACAACCTGGTGATCGGGCTGACCGATCAGGCTTTGGCCACCTCAGGCGACTACCGCAATTTCTTTATGCACGAGGGCAAGCGGTTCTCGCACACGATCAATCCGCAGACAGGCTACCCGGTCGAGCACGACCTGGCTTCGGTCAGTGTCCTCCATGGCGAGTGTGCGATGGCCGATGGTTATGCGACCGCACTTTTGGTCTTGGGACCGGATGCGGGGTATAATTTTGCACAGAAACACAAGTTGGCCGCCTTCTTTCAGATTCGTAAAGAAGATGGATCGGTCGAGCCCCGATCGACCGATGGCTGGCCTCAGAACGCTCTAGATTAA
- a CDS encoding alpha/beta hydrolase fold domain-containing protein, giving the protein MKCSARFLLSVVGVLGLATTSYAQQGPSFDRLDRNSDGKIVKDELPERAQRLFDRIDADSDGTVTRQEFQAFERIRTQMQRQPGMNRGQNQDAMVGVKITRDISYLESSGEPQKLDIAVPEKPASDKPLPVLVLIHGGGWQSGSRGPYLSKALPLVRDGEFAAVSIGYRLTGRASWPAQIHDCQAGLRWVKANAEKYNLDPEKIVVWGSSAGGHLVAMLGVSADAKELDGKLGPHTDQTLEVAGVVDFFGPANMATMGEPEGFQRHNDPESPESKLLGGAVLENLEVAKAASPQTYVSKGDAPFLILHGTKDGTVPFQQSVDFHAALTEAGVESTFVPVNGAGHGFGGPEVDQRVRDFLDKILLGKEIEISSEAIDSAQRPQLRQRMQQRQRPE; this is encoded by the coding sequence ATGAAATGTTCCGCGCGGTTTCTTCTCTCGGTTGTCGGCGTACTTGGCTTGGCAACCACTTCGTATGCCCAGCAGGGGCCCTCTTTTGATCGTCTCGATCGCAACAGTGACGGCAAGATTGTCAAAGACGAATTGCCTGAGCGTGCCCAACGTCTGTTCGATCGGATCGATGCCGATTCGGACGGTACCGTCACCAGGCAAGAGTTCCAGGCATTCGAGCGGATTCGAACGCAAATGCAAAGGCAGCCCGGAATGAACCGAGGTCAGAACCAGGACGCCATGGTCGGCGTGAAAATCACCCGAGACATCTCGTACCTCGAGTCGAGTGGCGAACCACAGAAGCTCGACATCGCTGTGCCTGAGAAGCCAGCGAGCGACAAGCCATTGCCCGTGCTCGTGCTGATTCATGGCGGCGGCTGGCAAAGTGGTAGCCGTGGTCCTTACCTCAGCAAAGCGTTGCCCTTGGTTCGTGATGGCGAGTTCGCCGCGGTATCCATCGGCTATCGGTTGACCGGCCGCGCAAGCTGGCCAGCCCAGATCCACGACTGCCAAGCAGGTCTGCGTTGGGTGAAAGCCAATGCCGAGAAGTACAACTTGGATCCTGAGAAGATCGTCGTCTGGGGAAGCTCGGCCGGTGGTCATCTCGTCGCGATGCTTGGCGTGTCGGCCGATGCGAAAGAGCTCGACGGCAAGCTTGGCCCGCACACCGATCAAACGCTGGAAGTCGCTGGCGTGGTCGATTTCTTTGGACCTGCCAACATGGCAACCATGGGCGAGCCCGAAGGTTTTCAGCGACACAACGATCCGGAATCGCCTGAGAGCAAACTGCTGGGCGGCGCCGTGCTCGAGAACCTTGAGGTTGCCAAAGCGGCTTCGCCTCAGACATATGTCTCGAAGGGAGATGCTCCTTTCCTGATTCTGCATGGCACCAAAGATGGAACCGTGCCGTTTCAGCAGTCGGTCGATTTCCATGCCGCGTTGACCGAGGCAGGCGTCGAGTCGACGTTCGTTCCGGTTAACGGAGCAGGGCACGGCTTCGGTGGTCCGGAAGTCGATCAACGCGTGCGAGACTTCCTCGACAAGATCCTGTTGGGCAAGGAAATCGAAATCAGTAGCGAAGCCATCGACTCGGCGCAGCGACCGCAACTTCGACAGCGAATGCAGCAGCGACAACGTCCGGAATAA
- the nqrF gene encoding NADH:ubiquinone reductase (Na(+)-transporting) subunit F has protein sequence MLTVILGVGMFTGVVLLLVVVILLAKKVLVPSGDVHIDINEHTKSIDVPAGGKLLNALADQGVFVSSACGGGGTCAQCIVKVKSGGGDILPTERSHINKRQAREGYRLSCQVAVKQDMEVEVPHEALETKKWECEVISNRNVATFIKEFKLKIPEGEAVNFKPGGYIQIEVPPHEIHYKDFDIEEEYHEDWDKFNLWRYVSKVDEPVIRAYSMANYPGEKGIIMLNVRVASPPPRAPEGTPPGKVSSYIFNCKPGDKVTISGPYGEFFINESDAEMVYIGGGAGMAPLRSHIFELFKERKTNRKVSYWYGGRSVRELFYVDEFEEIEKEFPNFKFNIALSDPMPQDNWTGYQGFIHQVLLENYLKNHPAPEDIEYYMCGPPMMNQAVFKMLDDLGVEPENIRFDDFGG, from the coding sequence ATGTTAACAGTCATTCTCGGCGTAGGTATGTTCACCGGAGTGGTGTTGCTCCTGGTGGTCGTCATTCTGCTGGCCAAGAAAGTCCTGGTGCCGTCGGGCGATGTGCATATCGACATTAACGAGCACACCAAGTCGATCGACGTGCCCGCAGGCGGTAAGCTGCTCAACGCGTTGGCCGACCAGGGCGTGTTCGTCTCCTCGGCCTGCGGTGGCGGTGGTACTTGTGCCCAGTGCATCGTGAAGGTGAAGAGTGGTGGCGGCGACATCCTGCCGACCGAACGCTCGCACATCAATAAGCGTCAAGCTCGCGAAGGCTATCGCCTTTCGTGCCAGGTTGCCGTCAAGCAGGACATGGAAGTCGAAGTCCCGCACGAAGCCCTGGAAACCAAGAAGTGGGAATGCGAGGTCATCTCGAACCGCAACGTTGCCACCTTCATCAAAGAATTCAAGCTGAAGATTCCCGAAGGGGAAGCGGTTAACTTCAAGCCGGGTGGTTATATCCAGATTGAAGTCCCTCCTCACGAAATCCACTACAAAGATTTCGACATCGAAGAGGAATACCACGAAGACTGGGATAAGTTCAACCTGTGGCGTTACGTCTCGAAGGTTGACGAACCGGTCATCCGTGCTTACTCGATGGCCAACTACCCGGGCGAAAAGGGCATCATCATGCTCAACGTCCGCGTTGCTTCGCCACCACCACGCGCCCCTGAAGGAACGCCTCCAGGTAAGGTCTCCAGTTACATCTTTAACTGCAAGCCAGGCGACAAGGTCACCATCAGCGGTCCTTACGGTGAATTTTTCATCAACGAAAGCGACGCCGAAATGGTGTACATCGGTGGTGGTGCCGGTATGGCTCCGCTGCGAAGTCACATCTTCGAACTGTTCAAAGAACGCAAGACCAACCGCAAGGTCAGCTACTGGTACGGTGGTCGTAGCGTTCGCGAATTGTTCTACGTCGACGAATTCGAAGAGATTGAAAAGGAGTTCCCAAACTTCAAGTTCAATATCGCTTTGTCCGACCCGATGCCACAGGACAACTGGACCGGTTATCAGGGCTTCATCCACCAGGTGCTGTTGGAAAACTACCTGAAGAACCATCCCGCTCCGGAAGACATCGAATACTACATGTGTGGTCCTCCGATGATGAACCAGGCTGTCTTCAAGATGCTGGACGACCTGGGTGTCGAACCGGAAAACATCCGCTTCGACGACTTCGGCGGCTAA